One window from the genome of Cucumis melo cultivar AY chromosome 10, USDA_Cmelo_AY_1.0, whole genome shotgun sequence encodes:
- the LOC127151459 gene encoding cleavage and polyadenylation specificity factor subunit 3-I-like encodes MATVGQPPSLKKREASSTREEDQLIITPLGAGNEVGRSCVYMSYKGKIVLFDCGIHPAYSGMAALPYFDEIDPSTIDVLLITHFHLDHAASLPYFLEKTTFKGRVFMTYATKAIYKLLLSDFVKVSKVSVEDMLYDEQDINRSMDKIEVIDFHQTVEVNGIRFWCYTAGHVLGAAMFMVDIAGVRVLYTGDYSREEDRHLRAAEMPQFSPDVCIIESTYGVQLHQPRHIREKRFTDVVHSTISQGGRVLIPAFALGRAQELLLILDEYWANHPELHNIPIYYASPLAKRCLTVYETYTLSMNDRIQNAKSNPFRFKYISPLKSIEVFKDVGPSVVMASPGGLQSGLSRQLFDMWCSDKKNSCVIPGYVVEGTLAKTIINEPKEVTLMSGLMAPLNMQVHYISFSAHADFAQTSAFLEELMPPNIILVHGEANEMGRLKQKLMSQFADRNTKILTPKNCQSVEMYFNSQKMAKTIGKLAEKTPEVGETVSGLLVKKGFAYQIMAPEDLHIFSQLSTANINQRITIPYSNAFNVIVRRLKQVYESVESSTDDESGVPMIRVHDRVTVKQESEKHVSLHWTSDPLSDMVSDSVVALILNINREVPKVIVESEAVKTEEENMKKAEKVIHALLVSLFGDVKLGENGKLVINVDGNIAEVDKQSGEVESENEALKERVKTAFQRIQCAVNPIPLSSSS; translated from the exons ATGGCTACGGTTGGACAGCCGCCCTCCCTTAAGAAACGGGAGGCATCCTCAACCAGAGAGGAGGATCAGCTTATTATAACTCCTCTTGGGGCTGGCAATGAAGTGGGTCGTTCCTGTGTATATATGTCTTACAAAGGCAAAATTGTTTTG TTTGATTGTGGAATTCACCCTGCTTACTCTGGCATGGCTGCTTTGCCTTACTTTGATGAGATTGACCCCTCAACAATTGATGTCCTGCTCATTACCCA CTTTCATTTGGACCATGCCGCGTCACTCCCTTATTTCTTGGAGAAG ACTACATTCAAAGGACGAGTCTTTATGACTTATGCTACTAAAGCGATCTACAAGTTGTTGCTCTCAGACTTTGTGAAAGTGAGCAAAGTTTCGGTTGAAGATATGTTGTACGATGAGCAGGACATAAATCGTTCCATGGACAAGATTGAG GTCATTGATTTCCATCAAACAGTAGAAGTTAATGGTATTCGGTTTTGGTGTTACACTGCTGGTCATGTGCTTGGTGCTGCCATGTTTATGGTGGATATCGCTGGTGTCCGAGTTCTCTACACTGGAGACTATTCACGTGAAGAAGATCGGCATCTTCGGGCTGCGGAGATGCCTCAGTTTTCTCCTGATGTTTGCATAATTGAATCTACATATGGTGTCCAGCTCCATCAACCTCGACATATCCGGGAGAAGCGTTTTACAGATGTTGTTCATTCAACCATTTCTCAAGGTGGCCGTGTGCTGATTCCCGCTTTTGCCCTTGGACGTGCCCAGGAGCTCCTGCTTATTCTTGATGAGTATTGGGCCAACCATCCTGAGCTCCATAATATTCCCATATATTATGCTTCTCCTCTGGCAAAGAGATGTTTGACTGTATACGAGACATATACGCTCTCCATGAATGATAGGATCCAAAATGCGAAATCAAACCCCTTCAGATTCAAGTACATATCCCCACTAAAGAGCATTGAAGTTTTCAAGGATGTTGGCCCATCAGTGGTGATGGCCAGCCCTGGTGGACTTCAAAGCGGTTTGTCGCGACAGCTCTTTGACATGTGGTGTTCTGACAAGAAAAATTCCTGTGTGATTCCTGGTTATGTTGTTGAAGGGACACTAGCTAAAACTATAATCAACGAGCCAAAGGAAGTCACCCTCATGAGTGGACTCATGGCTCCTCTCAACATGCAGGTTCATTACATTTCTTTCTCTGCCCATGCTGACTTTGCGCAGACGAGCGCATTCTTGGAAGAGCTCATGCCGCCCAACATAATTCTCGTGCATGGAGAAGCTAATGAGATGGGGAGGCTCAAACAGAAGCTTATGTCCCAATTTGCGGATCGGAATACAAAGATTCTCACTCCGAAGAATTGTCAGTCCGTTGAAATGTATTTCAACTCTCAGAAAATGGCAAAAACTATCGGAAAATTGGCTGAGAAGACTCCAGAGGTTGGCGAAACTGTCAGCGGTTTGCTAGTGAAGAAAGGATTTGCATATCAAATAATGGCACCGGAGGATCTACACATTTTCTCTCAGCTATCAACTGCAAACATCAACCAACGCATTACAATTCCATACTCCAACGCCTTTAATGTGATCGTACGTAGGCTCAAACAGGTATATGAGAGTGTAGAATCTTCAACAGACGACGAATCCGGCGTTCCAATGATTCGTGTGCACGATCGAGTAACCGTGAAGCAGGAATCAGAGAAACATGTCTCACTTCACTGGACATCCGACCCATTAAGCGACATGGTATCAGATTCAGTCGTAGCACTCATTCTCAACATCAACCGCGAGGTTCCGAAAGTGATAGTGGAGTCGGAGGCTGTAAAAACAGAAGAAGAGAACATGAAGAAAGCAGAGAAGGTAATTCATGCCCTGCTTGTTTCGCTTTTTGGCGATGTGAAGTTAGGAGAGAATGGGAAGCTGGTGATTAACGTAGATGGGAATATAGCAGAGGTTGATAAACAAAGTGGTGAAGTAGAAAGTGAAAATGAAGCTCTGAAGGAAAGAGTTAAAACAGCATTCCAAAGAATTCAATGCGCTGTGAACCCAATTCCTCTTTCATCATCATCTTAA